The Glaciimonas sp. PCH181 nucleotide sequence AACTGACAGTCCTGGAAAATGTGAGGTTGGGCTTCGATGCGGTCACTGGCGGCAACAATAAGCACGCGTTCGAACAACGCTTGCAAGAGACGTGCGCTCTTTTTCCGCGTGTAAAAGAACGGTTGCTGCAAGGGGCCGGGACGCTATCCGGCGGTGAGCAAGCAATGGTCGCCTTGGTGCGCGCAATTATCGGCCAGCCGAAGATGATCATCATGGATGAACCGTCGCTAGGCCTTTCCCCCAAATTAATTGACGAGTATTTTGACATTACGCATGAAATCAATCGGCAAGGAACGACGGTTTTGCTGATTGAACAAAATGCGGAGAAGGGGTTAAGCATTGCGGATCGCGGTTATCTGATGGTGAAGGGACAGATCGTTGCCACCGATTCCGCAGAAGCATTGCTAGAAAGCGATGTCGTCAGGGACGCGTATTTTTAAAACCCGCCGTCGTTAAGCCGAAAAAAATGAAGCTGATTGCGGATGACGCAGCCAGCTTCATTTTGGTTTTATAGAAGGCGCAGCTTATTACCAGCACCCTTCGACGATTAACCTTCTCCCAGAGCCAGCAGCTGATTGAGCAGCGGCTCCTCTACCTCGATACCATCCGCCTCGGCGCGGCTTTGCAACGTTAAGCGGCGGTAGCCGGGCAGGCGGACCTCAGGATCGAGCAGCATCGTCGCAATCAATGTTTCCACGCGTTCGGCAAACACGTCGTTGCCCGCCAGCGCGCCAGGGTCTACAACCATAAAAGCCTGACCGATACGCGGCCGATTGCCAGTTTCGGCAAAAAACGAGTCCGCTTCGAAGCCGAACGCTGCGCCGGTCAGCGCGCAGCATAGCAACTCCACAATAAGCGCCAGCATCGCCCCTTTGACTCCCCCGGCAGGCAGCATCATGCCGTCGAGTCCGGCTTGTGGGTCGGTAGTCGGATTGCCGTCTTTGTCCAGCGCCCAGCCCGCTGGGATGGCGGTTCCTGCCTGCGCCGCGACCATCAGTTTGCCACGGGCGACTTCTGATAACGACAGGTCGATCACTAACGGCGGTGTACCACGGCGCGGGAAAATAGCTGCGATTGGATTGGTGCCGAAGATGGCGCGGCGACCGCCCCAGGCAGGCATTGCCGCTGGCGAGTTGCTGAAAGCTAGCCCGACCATTCCGGCTGCGGCAATAGGTTCTAAATGATAAGCGGCTAAGCCAAAATGATGGCTACGGCTGACGCCAGCGAAGGCTACGCCGAATTCGCTGGCGCGTGAGATTGCTTCCGAGACGGCCAGTGCGCAGGCAGGAAAAGCGAGCCCTTCGTCGGCATCCACAAGGCAGGCGGCAGCCTTGGTATGGCCAACGCGCGGTACGGCGGCTCCGTTCACTCGCCCGTGGCGTAAATGGCTTGCGTATTGCGGCAGGCGCAAAAGGCCGTGGGAGGGCAGGCCCTGCGCCTGCGCCGTGACCAGAGCGGCGGCGGTAGAGCGTGCCATCTCCGGCGAGGCGCCAGCGCGTATCAATACCGCTGCGGCGATGTCGTTCAGGCGATCAATGGATAACTGCGTCATGCGTAATCCTTAGGCGCGAAATGAGGGGCGCCAACAATTGTGTTTTTATCCAGCTCGGCTTGGACGTCGAGCTTGCCGTCGAGCACTGCGGTAATCCGTGCCAGATCAAGCTGCTTTTCCCACTTTGACATGGCGACCGTGGCGACGGCATTACCGATGAGATTAGTGACAGCCCGGACCTCGTTCATGATGCGATCAATGCCGATGATGAGGGCGATGCCTGCGAATGGAATAATGCTGGTGGCTTGCAGCGTAGCGGCCAGCGCTATCAATGCTGCTCCGGCGACTCCGGCACCGCCTTTGGAGGTTACCAGCAAGATTGCTACTAGTCCAAGTTGCTGGAAAAGCGAAAGATGGATGTTCATGGCCTGTGCAATGAACATCGACGTCATAGTCAGGTAAATCGCCGCACCATCTAAATTGAAGGAATAACCGGTGGGCAAAACGAGTCCGACGATAGCCTTTGGACAACCGGCCGCCTCCATTTTTTCAAGCATACGTGGCAATACCGACTCGGTGCTGGCCGTACCCAGCACAATAAAAATTTCTTCTTTTAGAAATTTGATAAATTTCCACAGGCTGATGCCAGACCATCTGCATACACTGCCCAAAACGACGGTGATAAAGCAAATGCAGGTGATATAAAAGCAAGAGATCAGCAATCCAAGCTGGGTTAGCGTGCCAATTCCGTACTTGCCAATGGTGAAGGCAATTGCTCCGAAAGCGCCGATGGGGGCTAGCTTCATGATCATGTTAACTACGCCGAGTAGCATGCTGCCGAAATCGTCCAGAAAGCGCGTGACGGGTGCCGCTTTATGGCGCATCAGAGAAAGACTGATGCCGCAGAGTATCGAAAATAAGAGGACTTGCAGCAGGTTTCCCTTGGCAAAGGAATCGACCACGCTAGAGGGGATGATGTTGGTGAGGAAATCGACTGTTCCTTGTGATTTGACCGACGCTGTTAGATTTGCCAGTGATGTCGTGTCGATAGCGGTGGGATCGGCGTTGATGCCATCCCCGGGCCGAACAATGTTGACGACAATAAGACCAATGGCCATAGCCAGTGTGGTGATCAACTCGAAATAGATGAGGGCCTTGGCGCCCACCCGGCCCGCCGTCTTGACGTTCTCCATCTTGGCGATACCCACTGTCACTGTACAAAAAATGATGGGGGTAATAAGCATCTTGATGAGATTAATGAAAGCATCGCCCAATGGCTTGAGTGCTACGCCCAGCGACGGGTTGAAGTGCCCGACGGCAATGCCAAGAATGAGTGCAACCACCACCTGTAAATACAAACTTTTGAACAAACGCTTCGTCATAATCCTGTCTCCTTTTATCGCACGACACGCCGCGCGATTCGGTTTTTTACCGATGATTTATGACTGACCGCGCGCATTCGTACCGCTTCTGCATCGGTCAGTTTTTACAAAGTCCGTCGTAGAGGACGGAATATTATTCCGGCCCGCCGCTTCGCCTCTTCTTTAAAGCGCGGGCCGGAGTCCTGAAAAGTTAGGCGCTTTCGTATAGACGGGTCAGGACGAACTCGCGGTGTCCAAGCGCTTCGGCAGCGGTTAGTCTACCGTTGGCTGTGCGTAGCATGCATTCGAGCAACTTGTCGCCGGCACTGTCCATGTTGAACTCGCGTTGCAACAAACCGGATGTGTCCACATCGACGTGTTCAGCCATGGTGCGAACGGTACGTGGGTTGGCGCAAATTTTAATCACTGGAATGATCGGGTTGCCGATGATGTTGCCTTGACCCGTCGGGAAGAAATGCACGACATAACCGGAGGCGGCACACAGCGTCACCATTTCTGCGGCGGCGGAAGACGAATCCATAAACCACAGACCTGTGCCGGTCGGTGTTTCAGCCTTATCGAGCACGCCATCGACCATGCATTTTTTACCGATTTTCTGGATATTGCCCAGCGCCTTTTCTTCGATGGTGGTCAAACCGCCAGCGATGTTGCCCTTGGTCGGTTGTGAGTCTGATAAGTCGGACGTTTTATAACGGTTGATTACATCCTGATAACGATCAAATACTTGCATGAACTGCTCTTTGATCTCGGGTGTGCGACAGCGTGCTGCAACCAAATGTTCACCGCCGGTAAGTTCGGTTGTTTCGCCGAAGACCAGCGTATTGCCCAGTGCGTAGAGTTTGTCGAAGGCATTGCCCACCGTCGGATTTGCCCCGCAGCCGGACGTCGTATCGGACTCGCCGCACTTCGTAGACACCCATAGATCGGAAACCGGACAGGCTTCGCGCTGCTTTTCTGAGGCCCATTGCACCATTTCGCGTGCTGCTTTTGAGGCGCGCATAATCGTGTCGTGATCGCCGTGCATCTCAATCGAAAAGCCGATTACTGGCTTACCTGTCTTAGCGATTCCATCTACGATCAGTTTGGTCCAGCCTTCTTCAATGCCGATGACGATCACGGCGGCGACATTGGGATTTGCACCAGTGCCGATCAGTGTACGGAAATGCAATTCGAGGTCGGCACCAAATTGCAGGCGTCCGTAAGGGTGTGGCAGTGCCATCGTGCCTTTGATATTGTTCGCGACTGCTTCGCACGCGGCGTTGGAGATATCGTCTACTGGCAGGATGATGACGTGGTTGCGAACGCCGACCCGGCCATTTTCGCGGCGGTATCCCAGAAAAGTTGTGTCCTTGGTGATCATTATTTATATCCTTTTTATGAATGTTGGAAGTAAGTAGCGCAGCTTCAGCCTACCAACGCTTGGTCTTGACGTTGTGAACGTGCAGGTGTTCGCCGACCTTAATTGGCATGATCGTGCGGCCAATATCAACGCCGTACTTGATCACTGTGTCGTTGTTCACCAAATCCTTTAACGCAATCTTGTGCCCAATTGGGATGTCGCTTACGGTCTTCAGTGTGATCGTCCTGTCTTGCTCCATCACCCAGCCAGTAAGCGTCGCGCCAGCTTTTACGCCTTCGACCACTATCGTGCCGACCGAGTCACCGTCCTCATGCACCACAAAATTAATCATTTCCATCTCCTCGTTAGATCGCCGCACATGCGGTCAACAAATCTTAGTCACGCAACAGATGCAAGTCAACTAGATGACCTGTATGATATATAACATTAAAATTCTTAAATTATTTGGCTATACTTAACTTTTGACGCTTGCGAGGAATGGATGAAGATTGAGAGATTGGGAGGGGCGAATTCTGCGGGGACTGCACTCTATAAGACGGTCAAGCGGCATATTATCGAGTCGGTTCGTCACGGCGAGTGGAAGGCAGGCGACGTCATTCCTTCAGAAAAAAAAACTTTGCGAACGGTTTGGCGTGAGCATGGGAACCTTGCGCAAGGCAGTCGACGAATTGTCGGGCGAAGGTTTTTTGGTGCGTCACCAGGGACTCGGTACGTTCGTCGCCACGCATAATCAAGATCGCTATTTGTTTTCTTTTTTCCATGTAGTGCGGCAGGACGGCTACAAGGAATATCCGAAAGTGGAGCTGCTGGAAGTTGGCTATGTCAAAGCTGATTCGCATGCCGTGATGATGCTTGGCGTTGATCCGGGCTCACGCCTGATGCGTTTTGTGAATAGGCTCTCCCTCGGCGGCGCACCTATTGTTCTTGATGAAATTTTGTTACCTGAAAGCCTGTTTCGCGGGCTTACCGAGCAAAAGTTGCGCGAACGTTCTGCCACGCTGTATCAACTTTATCAAGATGCGTTTGGGATAACTGTTATTTCTACACGCGAGCGCTTGCGTGCCGTTAAAGCTGATCCACTCAAGGCACGCTTGCTCGGCGTGATGGACGGCGAGCCACTGCTGCAGGTTATTCGCGTTGCGTTGTCTTTCAAGGAACAACCCGTGGAGTTGCGCTATTCGTATGTCCTTACTAGCAAGTACGAATATTCGTCCGAACCAATGGGGGCATCGTGACGCGATTCGTTGATAGCAACGTCACGGATGTTAATGCGCTCTCAATTAATTAATGTAGCGTCCTCCGTGAGCAAACGCTGAGTCAAAAAAAGAAGCTGATTGCAGTGAATGCAATCAGCTTCTTTTTAGTTTTCATACAAGACGCCGATATTAATTAAGCCAACACTCCTAACTGCCAACCGAAAAATACCGCTAATCCAATAAAAATGGTCAGTAGTTGATGGCGGGTTGTTGCACTGACAATGACGGCAACCACAGCAGCCACCAGTTGCGGATTCCGCCAGGTGAATTCCATCCCTTTATCATGCGGCGCAAGAATCATCGGCACAATAATCGCCGTCAATACCGTGACCGGTACAAAGCCGAGTGCCTGCTTTAAAAGGGCGGGCAAAGTAATCCGGTCGCCCAGCACAAAAATCACCGTCTTGATGAAGATCGTGATCACGGCCATACCGACAATCATCCAGGTATTTATCCATGTAGCAGTCATACGGCTCCCGGCAAAACTTTGTTGTCTGGCTTCTTGCGCGCTAACGCAAGTCCGACGCCTATCCCGATCAACACTGCCAACAGCAGGCCGATTTTATAAGGCAGGCCCCGCAGTGGATATGCACATATTCCAGCGGCAAGCGCAGCGCCGAAATACGGCAGGCGCGTAAGCTGCGGAATGATGATGGCAATAAAAGTGACGACCATCGCAAAGTCGAGACCCAAGGTTTGAAGTTGTGGAAATATCGCGCCGAATAGTAACCCGATCAACGTCCAGAATTGCCAGTTGCCATACATTGCCAGACCTGAACCAAGGAAGTACCAATGGCCTGTTGGCGATTGCGGGTGAAGACGGTAATAACTATTCATCACGGCGAAGGTTTCGTCAGTCATCAGAAAACTCAGCAACCAGCGCCAGCGCGCCGGTAAATGCGCGACGTAGGGCAGCAGCGCCGCAGCATATAGCATGTGCCGCAGATTCACGATGAAGGTTGCAAACAAAATCACTAGCAGGCCGGCTTGCGCGGCGACCAGCCCGATGGCGATAAATTGACTGGAACCAGCAAACACACTGAGCGACATTAACTGGCCTTGCCAC carries:
- a CDS encoding ABC transporter ATP-binding protein, translating into MLELDNVSSAYGRVPMLRNVMLHVKQGELVCLLGPNGAGKTTLFRVVTDLVHPTEGKVTICGKQASAVGTEKIASLGIGLVPEGRRLFPQLTVLENVRLGFDAVTGGNNKHAFEQRLQETCALFPRVKERLLQGAGTLSGGEQAMVALVRAIIGQPKMIIMDEPSLGLSPKLIDEYFDITHEINRQGTTVLLIEQNAEKGLSIADRGYLMVKGQIVATDSAEALLESDVVRDAYF
- a CDS encoding Ldh family oxidoreductase; the encoded protein is MTQLSIDRLNDIAAAVLIRAGASPEMARSTAAALVTAQAQGLPSHGLLRLPQYASHLRHGRVNGAAVPRVGHTKAAACLVDADEGLAFPACALAVSEAISRASEFGVAFAGVSRSHHFGLAAYHLEPIAAAGMVGLAFSNSPAAMPAWGGRRAIFGTNPIAAIFPRRGTPPLVIDLSLSEVARGKLMVAAQAGTAIPAGWALDKDGNPTTDPQAGLDGMMLPAGGVKGAMLALIVELLCCALTGAAFGFEADSFFAETGNRPRIGQAFMVVDPGALAGNDVFAERVETLIATMLLDPEVRLPGYRRLTLQSRAEADGIEVEEPLLNQLLALGEG
- the dctA gene encoding C4-dicarboxylate transporter DctA gives rise to the protein MTKRLFKSLYLQVVVALILGIAVGHFNPSLGVALKPLGDAFINLIKMLITPIIFCTVTVGIAKMENVKTAGRVGAKALIYFELITTLAMAIGLIVVNIVRPGDGINADPTAIDTTSLANLTASVKSQGTVDFLTNIIPSSVVDSFAKGNLLQVLLFSILCGISLSLMRHKAAPVTRFLDDFGSMLLGVVNMIMKLAPIGAFGAIAFTIGKYGIGTLTQLGLLISCFYITCICFITVVLGSVCRWSGISLWKFIKFLKEEIFIVLGTASTESVLPRMLEKMEAAGCPKAIVGLVLPTGYSFNLDGAAIYLTMTSMFIAQAMNIHLSLFQQLGLVAILLVTSKGGAGVAGAALIALAATLQATSIIPFAGIALIIGIDRIMNEVRAVTNLIGNAVATVAMSKWEKQLDLARITAVLDGKLDVQAELDKNTIVGAPHFAPKDYA
- a CDS encoding UxaA family hydrolase, with the translated sequence MITKDTTFLGYRRENGRVGVRNHVIILPVDDISNAACEAVANNIKGTMALPHPYGRLQFGADLELHFRTLIGTGANPNVAAVIVIGIEEGWTKLIVDGIAKTGKPVIGFSIEMHGDHDTIMRASKAAREMVQWASEKQREACPVSDLWVSTKCGESDTTSGCGANPTVGNAFDKLYALGNTLVFGETTELTGGEHLVAARCRTPEIKEQFMQVFDRYQDVINRYKTSDLSDSQPTKGNIAGGLTTIEEKALGNIQKIGKKCMVDGVLDKAETPTGTGLWFMDSSSAAAEMVTLCAASGYVVHFFPTGQGNIIGNPIIPVIKICANPRTVRTMAEHVDVDTSGLLQREFNMDSAGDKLLECMLRTANGRLTAAEALGHREFVLTRLYESA
- a CDS encoding UxaA family hydrolase — translated: MINFVVHEDGDSVGTIVVEGVKAGATLTGWVMEQDRTITLKTVSDIPIGHKIALKDLVNNDTVIKYGVDIGRTIMPIKVGEHLHVHNVKTKRW
- a CDS encoding GntR family transcriptional regulator, translating into MGTLRKAVDELSGEGFLVRHQGLGTFVATHNQDRYLFSFFHVVRQDGYKEYPKVELLEVGYVKADSHAVMMLGVDPGSRLMRFVNRLSLGGAPIVLDEILLPESLFRGLTEQKLRERSATLYQLYQDAFGITVISTRERLRAVKADPLKARLLGVMDGEPLLQVIRVALSFKEQPVELRYSYVLTSKYEYSSEPMGAS
- a CDS encoding AzlD domain-containing protein; translation: MTATWINTWMIVGMAVITIFIKTVIFVLGDRITLPALLKQALGFVPVTVLTAIIVPMILAPHDKGMEFTWRNPQLVAAVVAVIVSATTRHQLLTIFIGLAVFFGWQLGVLA
- a CDS encoding AzlC family ABC transporter permease; translated protein: MSHLTPRSSFIAGCRDTIPMLVGAAPFGVIFGSLVSANLLKAWQGQLMSLSVFAGSSQFIAIGLVAAQAGLLVILFATFIVNLRHMLYAAALLPYVAHLPARWRWLLSFLMTDETFAVMNSYYRLHPQSPTGHWYFLGSGLAMYGNWQFWTLIGLLFGAIFPQLQTLGLDFAMVVTFIAIIIPQLTRLPYFGAALAAGICAYPLRGLPYKIGLLLAVLIGIGVGLALARKKPDNKVLPGAV